In Cutaneotrichosporon cavernicola HIS019 DNA, chromosome: 1, one DNA window encodes the following:
- a CDS encoding uncharacterized protein (ABC1 family): protein MRRTQKLFRYTPTPSMPPRPRRPVIMTAAARVFARAAAIQAEDAAAAAGPAAIARRASITEEPSVSAASFSTSASAQNLATSMASGIQVTPEMYPPPSWRRRPVNREPDYDRRQPLPADMPTLPLASHSVPLTGATLYGGNEGRFVPETEDNDPHDLVAFSLSDPLDLAHHRLVPVEDNDPHDLMAATRWSFGDPTDHEMLARKKYTPRPFTPVFIAGEDNDPHDLSAATRWSLSDPLDLHAGTPGLSRVNHEDNDPHDMCALTSWSLSDPLDTDPNKFKYLQSRLAKVEDDDPHDLMAGTKWSFGDPTDHEMLARKRTKYTPPVFKPVYVGANAPTSDLHAWSMSDPLDRPGPSYKPKAPAKTQAQIERAAAENNDPHDLMAATRWSFGDPTDHEMLARKKYCPPEFKPVFVGVEAKRGPHDLTAATKFSLSDPFDSARKVKTLPKEDNDPHDMCASTRWSFGDPTDHEMLARKKYTPPEFKPVFVGGEGAGRSPHDLTASTKFSLSDPFDSARKVKTLHKEDNDPHDLMAGTKWSFGDPTDHEMLARKRMKYTPPEFKPVFVGSEQAAGRSPHDLTAATKYSMSDPLDFDRVRKTGLATPAATRPTSPVDTVQKAVEAIAAARASEPAPVMAPTPPLSPATSGLGIDLEGADVDPASFLPKINRDPDEERVALRSSAVPSSRIGRLFHYGSLGLSLGLGAATETIRRTAGGAGSGSVFMSDANVRRLVATLGRMRGAALKLGQFMSIQDNTMLPPEIERVLQQVQDHANYMPEWQMEKVMRTELGSEWESLFKVFDRVPVAAASIGQVHRAVLADGTPVAVKVQFPGVAGSIESDISNASILLRGSAVLPKGLYLQNTMAVAKRELEDECDYVREGAAGTRFHNLLAGDAVFDVPRVFEHATTSKVLTTEWMSGRPLSKMKGMSQEQRDLIGSNILRLCLQELFTFRFMQTDPNWANFLFDAPTGRIQLIDFGASREYTKEFMDGWYRLLQAALNGDRAAMKTESQSLGYLTGEENDLMVNAHLDSMAALASPFQHEGKFHFADQTITDQVRALIPVMLQHRLTPPPAPTYSLNRKLSGAFLMCSKLGAEVDCKALWEGVTAGYEFGPETTGATA from the coding sequence ATGCGCCGCACGCAAAAGCTTTTCCGCTATACACCAACACCATCCATGCCCCCACGTCCCCGCCGCCCCGTGATCATGACTGCGGCAGCTCGAGTCTTTGCCCGCGCAGCCGCCATCCAGGCAGAGGacgctgccgccgctgctggCCCGGCTGCCATCGCCCGCCGTGCCTCGATTACCGAGGAGCCCTCGGTATCGGCCGCATCCTTCTCAACCTCAGCCAGCGCCCAGAACCTCGCGACCTCGATGGCTTCCGGCATACAGGTCACCCCCGAGATGTACCCCCCGCCGAgttggcgccgccgccctgtGAACCGCGAGCCCGACTATGATCGCCGCCAGCCTTTGCCAGCCGACATGCCCACGCTCCCGCTCGCTTCCCACTCGGTCCCGCTTACCGGCGCGACATTGTATGGCGGTAACGAGGGCCGCTTCGTCCCCGAGACCGAAGACAATGACCCCCATGACCTCGTGGCCTTTTCCCTCTCCGAcccgctcgaccttgcTCACCACCGCTTGGTGCCGGTTGAGGATAACGATCCGCATGACCTCAtggccgcgacgcgctggtCGTTCGGCGACCCGACTGACCACGAGATGCTTGCGCGCAAAAAGTACACTCCGCGCCCATTCACGCCCGTCTTCATtgcgggcgaggacaaCGACCCGCACGACCTCTCGGCAGCCACGCGCTGGAGCCTCAGCGacccgctcgacctccacgCGGGGACGCCCGGTCTCAGCCGCGTCAACCACGAGGACAATGACCCTCACGACATGTGCGCCCTCACGAGCTGGTCCCTCAGTGACCCCCTCGACACTGACCCCAACAAGTTCAAGTACCTCCAGAgccgcctcgccaaggtagaggacgacgacccgCACGACCTCATGGCTGGCACCAAGTGGAGCTTTGGTGACCCGACCGACCACGAGATGCTCGCTCGTAAGCGCACAAAATACACGCCTCCTGTGTTCAAGCCGGTCTATGTCGGCGCGAACGCCCCGACCTCTGACCTCCATGCGTGGAGCATGAGTGACCCGCTCGACCGTCCGGGCCCTAGCTACAAGCCCAAGGCACCAGCCAAGACCCAGGCGCAGATTGAGCGCGCAGCCGCCGAGAACAACGACCCTCACGATCTCATGGCAGCCACTCGCTGGTCGTTCGGCGACCCGACCGACCACGAGATGCTGGCTCGCAAAAAGTACTGCCCGCCCGAGTTCAAGCCAGTGTTTGTCGGCGTCGAAGCCAAGCGCGGTCCGCACGATCTCACGGCCGCGACCAAGTTTAGCTTGAGCGACCCATTCGACAGCGCGCGCAAAGTCAAGACCCTCCCGAAAGAGGACAATGACCCGCACGACATGTGCGCCTCCACGCGCTGGTCCTTCGGAGACCCGACTGACCACGAGATGCTTGCGCGCAAAAAGTACACCCCGCCAGAGTTCAAGCCGGTATTCGTAGGCGGAGAGGGAGCCGGCCGCAGCCCACACGACCTCACTGCCTCCACAAAATTCAGCTTGAGCGACCCCTTTGACTCTGcgcgcaaggtcaagaCGCTCCATAAGGAGGATAACGACCCGCACGACCTGATGGCCGGTACCAAGTGGTCGTTTGGCGACCCGACCGACCACGAGATGCttgcgcgcaagcgcaTGAAGTACACCCCCCCTGAGTTTAAGCCTGTCTTTGTTGGCAGCGAGCAGGCGGCCGGCCGCAGCCCGCACGACCTCACCGCTGCTACCAAGTACAGCATGAGCGACCCGCTTGACTTTGATCGCGTCCGCAAGACAGGCTTGGCGACGCCTGCCGCGACCCGCCCGACGTCGCCAGTGGACACAGTGCAGAAGGCGGTGGAGGCAATTGCGGCTGCCAGGGCCTCCGAGCCGGCCCCAGTCATGGCTCCCACGCCGCCCCTTTCGCCGGCCACCTCGGGCCTAGGCATCGATCTTGAGGGTGCGGACGTCGACCCGGCTTCCTTTCTCCCAAAGATCAACCGCGaccccgacgaggagagggtAGCGCTGCGTTCCTCGGCTGTCCCGTCATCCCGCATCGGCCGATTGTTTCACTACGGCtccctcggcctctcccTTGGACTCGGCGCTGCGACAGAGACTATCCGCCGTACCGCTGGCGGGGcgggcagcggcagcgtTTTCATGAGCGATGCCAATGTGCGCCGCCTTGTCGCGACGCTGGGCCGTATGCGAGGCGCGGCActcaagctcggccagTTCATGTCGATCCAGGACAACACGATGCTGCCGCCCGAGattgagcgcgtcctccAGCAGGTACAGGACCACGCCAACTACATGCCCGAGTGGCAGATGGAGAAGGTGATGCGCACCGAACTTGGCTCCGAGTGGGAGAGCCTGTTCAAGGTCTTTGACCGGGTGCCCGTCGCTGCCGCCAGCATCGGGCAGGTGCACCGCGCCGTGTTGGCCGACGGCAcgcccgtcgccgtcaaggTCCAGTTCCCTGGTGTCGCGGGCTCGATCGAGAGCGACATTTCCAATGCCTCGATCCTCCTCCGTGGCTCGGCTGTGCTTCCCAAGGGCCTGTACCTGCAGAACACGATGGCTGTCGCTaagcgcgagcttgaggacgaGTGCGACTACGTGCGTGAGGGCGCTGCCGGTACGCGTTTCCACAACCTCCTAGCCGGCGACGCAGTATTCGACGTCCCTCGCGTCTTCGAGCACGCCACGACCTCCAAGGTGCTTACGACCGAGTGGATGTCAGGTCGCCCTCTGAGCAAGATGAAAGGCATGAGCCAGGAGCAGCGCGACCTCATCGGCTCCAACATCCTCCGCCTGTGTCTCCAGGAACTCTTCACTTTCCGCTTCATGCAGACGGACCCGAACTGGGCCAACTTCCTCTTTGACGCGCCCACCGGTCGTATCCAACTCATCGATTTCGGCGCGAGCCGCGAATACACAAAGGAGTTCATGGACGGATGGTACCGCCTCCTCCAAGCTGCTCTCAATGGCGACAGGGCCGCGATGAAGACCGAGAGTCAGAGCCTCGGATACCTTACCGGTGAGGAGAACGATCTCATGGTCAACGCGCACCTCGACAGCATGGCTGCTCTCGCTTCGCCGTTCCAGCATGAGGGCAAGTTTCACTTTGCCGACCAGACCATTACGGACCAGGTGCGAGCTCTAATCCCCGTCATGCTCCAGCACCGCCTTACCCCGCCACCGGCGCCGACGTATTCCCTCAACCGCAAGCTCAGTGGCGCGTTCCTCATGTGTTCCAAGCTTGGGGCCGAGGTTGATTGCAAGGCCCTCTGGGAGGGGGTTACGGCTGGGTACGAGTTTGGGCCTGAGACGACGGGCGCGACGGCCTGA
- the SMC4 gene encoding uncharacterized protein (SMC proteins Flexible Hinge Domain) — protein MPPRRSNRSSAATGAPPPTASASTSSRRTTRTRASVAPESEEDAPKPASKRTAAPKPASSRASTRRPRKEPTPPPESEEDEEEEEDDDDDDGDDDDGDEDEDEDEDDDDDEDDGSGEDEPVHKPAKHASKRVSPPASRRSTRVKATPAPESEDESDEEPAPKPVSKRPSRKASITPAPESSDAESKPTPRPSSKAPARKGRRVLSDSDESDGQTPRPLSVSADSEGETPTSKLAKKSNSVSGEEGNVAAQASHSWIKVEEPSTPKAQVRALDATSPESSPDIPASVLPPKTPGRIVPPRMSLMATPAAPPPTGPKPRLTIHKLVLNNFKSYGGRQEIGPFHKSFSAIVGPNGSGKSNTIDALLFVFGFRASKMRQGKLSELIHNSAGHESITSCSVEVHFREIVDVSGVDDFLLVPKSDIVVTRTAFKDNSSKYTINGANRRREEVVTLLKNKGIDLDHNRFLILQGEVESIALMKPKAQNEHEDGLLEYLEDIIGTTKYKQPIEDASEQVESLNEERGEKMNRLRVVEREKSSLEDKKREAEDYLRDTNDLTRKKSLLWQYHMYTLQNNIEITTKAINGLTAQLTDEQERNGDLLAQIENLQKEYDDKAANWETVKTACDALTKDAKKLEREEVGYQEKRKHLASKQKKLKKSISDDGHAKSEALATIESCSAAIETNRTKVDELESKLEAEEKEHEEVRDGLKDKTDVFTTKIEVKQRELQPWTAKISEKQSAIDVAQSERDLLAQKATSVQTALEEAEQNIQTIKEGDHAKRDEYKRLKKEATVAKQELADAEEQLQGMGAQFEAVRSKLSAASHKADEARASLAADKSENAVLSSLNKLKAQGRLKGFHGRLGDLGVIDDKYDVAVTTACGSLNNLVVDTVEQGQACIEHLRKNNIGRASILILDKLPPRDLRPIKTPEGVPRLFDLIKPKDPRFAAAFYKGLTNTLVAQDLAQAERIGYGKPRWRVVTLAGQLIDTSGTMSGGGNRVARGGMSSKFKADKVGPEVVSQYEKERAAIQQEFNAFQTDRRAVEQEIQQLRKRIPDMEMEMEKTELDIQTGSKRVAEAEKRLAELASQNKPNAADEKRIKQLDTDIASLTKDVNELREKSSGINEEIKELQNKILEVGGVKLRAIQSKVSTTKGLLDLAYDAITKAEVGQAKAQHDVEKLQKAIASNSAKIEEVDTELESVEDDLKAITNDLTMLRQSVEEAQDTSVDVKEQLAESKAKLDEASAEINAFRKIEMDLKQKIEDNVRAQKDSKDKYKHWAKRHEELGLAYIDEEDEEDEDEEKEAEKEGDAGADAEDKEDEDGEDEGEEGDEPRSKESKKTRNDTLELVEYSPDELRAVNKDVLNGEISVLEEEIAKAKPNLNVLHEYRRREAEFLDRARDMETVTSQRDTAKQRYDDLRKVRLEEFMAGFSAISAKLKEMYQMITMGGNAEIELVDTMDPFSEGVVLSIMPPKKSWRPIANLSGGEKTLASLALVFALHVFKPTPLYFMDEIDAALDFKNVSIVANYIQSKTQAAQFIVISLRNDMFELAHRLVGIYKTNNCTKSIAIDNKDLRTQAVRRPLNAPHTVGRPTPGKTPGPSQRLTAATPSKAPPTPAAALASTPLRDSRTSVRLSTSTQS, from the exons ATGCCACCACGGCGCTCAAATCGCagcagcgccgccaccgGTGCACCACCCCCCACAGCTTCCGCATCAACATCAAGCCGTCGTACTACGCGCACCCGGGCCAGCGTCGCCCCCGagtccgaggaggacgcgccCAAGCCGGCGTCTAAGCGGACTGCAGCGCCCAAGCCGGCTTCTTCACGCGCATCGACTAGGAGACCACGGAAGGAGCCCACGCCACCTcccgagagcgaggaggacgaagaggaggaggaggatgatgatgatgatgatggtgatgatgatgatggtgatgaggacgaggacgaggacgaggacgacgatgacgacgaagaTGACGGCAGcggagaggacgagccggTCCACAAGCCGGCCAAGCATGCTTCTAAGCGAGTCAGTCCGCCTGCATCGCGTAGGAGTACGCGAGTCAAGGCCACGCCTGCTCCAGagtccgaggacgagagcgacgaggagccgGCTCCCAAGCCCGTGTCAAAGCGCCCATCTCGCAAGGCGTCCATCACACCAGCACCGGAGTCAAGCGATGCGGAGTCTAAGCCGACACCCCGACCAAGCTCCAAGGCCCCAGCGCGGAAGGGTCGGCGCGTACTTTCCGACTCTGACGAATCGGATGGGCAGACACCGCGTCCGCTGTCTGTGTCTGCTGACtcggagggcgagacgccCACGTCCAAGCTCGCGAAGAAGTCCAACTCGGTCtcgggcgaggaaggcaaTGTTGCTGCTCAAGCTTCACACTCCTGGATCAAGGTAGAGGAGCCGTCCACCCCCAAGGCGCAGGTGCGCGCCCTCGATGCTACCTCTCCAGAGTCCTCGCCAGACATCCCTGCCAGCGTCCTCCCACCCAAGACTCCCGGGCGCATCGTACCCCCACGTATGTCACTCATGGCTACGCCAGCCGCTCCTCCCCCAACCGGGCCCAAGCCGCGCCTCACGATCCATAAACTTGTCCTCAACAACTTCAAGTCGTACGGCGGGCGGCAGGAGATCGGCCCATTCCACAAGTCCTTCTCTGCCATTGTTGGCCCTAACGGCTCGGGCAAAAGTAACACCATCGACGCGCTTCTCTTCGTATTCGGCTTCCGCGCCTCCAAGATGCGCCAGGGAAAGCTCAGCGAGCTCATCCACAACTCAGCAGGTCACGAGAGCATTACGTCGTGCTCAGTCGAGGTCCACTTCCGCGAGATTGTCGATGTG tcCGGTGTCGacgacttcctcctcgtccccaAGTCGGATATCGTCGTTACGCGTACCGCCTTCAAGGACAACTCGTCCAAGTACACGATCAACGGCGCCAACCGacgccgcgaggaggtcgtgACGCTGCTCAAGAACAAGGGCATTGACCTTGACCACAACCGTTTCCTTATTCTccagggcgaggtcgagtcgATTGCACTCATGAAGCCCAAAGCTCAGAACGAGCACGAGGACGGCCTGCTTGAGTACCTCGAGGACATCATCGGCACAACCAAGTACAAGCAGCCGATCGAGGATGCGTCCGAGCAGGTCGAGAGTCTGAATGAGGAGCGCGGTGAGAAGATGAACCGTCTCCGcgttgtcgagcgcgagaagtCGTCTCTTGAG gacaagaagcgcgAAGCGGAAGACTACCTTCGCGACACCAACGACCTCACGCGCAAGAAGTCGCTCCTCTGGCAGTACCACATGTACACGCTGCAGAACAACATCGAGATCACTACCAAGGCAATCAACGGGCTCACCGCTCAGCTCACAGATGAGCAGGAGCGCAACGGTGACCTACTCGCACAGATCGAGAACCTCCAGAAGGAGTACGACGACAAGGCAGCCAACTGGGAGACGGTAAAGACGGCGTGTGATGCTCTCaccaaggacgccaagaagcTCGAGAGGGAAGAGGTCGGCTACcaggagaagcgcaagcacCTCGCCTCCAAGCAGAAGAAGCTCAAGAAGTCTATCTCGGACGATGGACACGCCAAGTCGGAGGCTCTAGCCACGATCGAGAGCTGCAGCGCCGCAATCGAGACGAACCGCACCAAGGTTGACGAGTTGGAGAGCAAGTtagaggccgaggagaaggagcaTGAAGAAGTCCGCGACGGTCTCAAGGATAAGACCGACGTGTTTACGACTAAGATCGAGGTCAagcagcgcgagctgcagcCGTGGACCGCCAAGATCAGCGAGAAGCAGTCGGccatcgacgtcgcccAGTCAGAGCGTGACTTGCTGGCGCAGAAGGCCACGTCGGTCCAGACCGCCCTCGAAGAGGCTGAGCAGAACATCCAGACTATCAAGGAGGGTGATCATGCCAAGCGGGACGAGTACAAGCggctcaagaaggaggctACGGTGGCCAAAcaggagctcgccgacgcagaGGAGCAGCTGCAGGGCATGGGCGCGCAGTTTGAGGCGGTACGGAGCAAGCTCTCCGCAGCCTCGCACAAGGCCGATGAGGCGCGCGCTAGTCTTGCCGCCGACAAGTCGGAGAACGCCGTGCTGTCCAGCctcaacaagctcaaggcgcaGGGGCGTCTCAAGGGCTTCCacggccgcctcggcgacctcggcgtaATCGATGACAAGTACGACGTCGCTGTCACCACGGCGTGTGGTTCACTCAAtaacctcgtcgtcgacactGTCGAGCAGGGCCAGGCGTGTATCGAGCATCTTCGCAAGAACAACATTGGCCGCGCCTCAATCTTgatcctcgacaagctACCTCCCCGCGACCTGCGTCCCATCAAGACCCCTGAGGGCGTGCCTCGCCTATTCGATCTCATCAAGCCCAAGGACCCGCGTTTCGCTGCCGCCTTCTACAAGGGCCTCACTAACACACTCGTTGCGCAGGACCTCGcccaggccgagcgcatcgGCTACGGCAAACCGCGGTGGCGCGTTGTCACGCTCGCCGGCCAGCTCATCGACACCTCGGGAACCATGTCGGGTGGTGGCAaccgcgtcgcgcgcggcggcatgAGCTCCAAGTTCAAGGCAGACAAGGTCGGACCGGAGGTCGTCTCCCAGTacgagaaggagcgcgcggCAATCCAGCAAGAGTTCAACGCGTTCCAGACTGACCGGCGCGCCGTTGAGCAAGAAATTCAGCAGCTTCGCAAGCGCATTCCCGAcatggagatggagatggagaagacCGAACTCGACATTCAGACTGGCTCCAAGcgtgtcgccgaggccgagaagcgccttgccgagctcgcgtcGCAGAACAAGCCCAACGCCGCAGACGAGAAGCGCATCAAGCAACTCGACACCGATATCGCCTCGCTCACCAAAGATGTAaacgagctgcgcgagaaATCGTCCGGTATCAACGAAGAGATCAAGGAGCTGCAGAACAAGATTCTCGAAGTTGGTGGTGTCAAGCTCCGCGCTATCCAGTCCAAGGTCTCGACGACCAAGGGTTTGCTGGACCTGGCCTACGATGCGATCACCAAGGCTGAGGTCGGGCAGGCCAAGGCGCagcacgacgtcgagaagcTCCAGAAGGCAATTGCATCGAACTCGGCCAAGATagaggaggtcgacacTGAACTCGAAAGcgtggaggacgacctcaAGGCGATCACCAACGACCTTACCATGCTCCGCCAAagtgtcgaggaggcgcaggaCACgagcgtcgacgtcaaggaACAATTGGCCGAGTCCAAAGCCAAGCTTGACGAAGCGTCGGCCGAGATTAACGCATTCCGCAAGATCGAGATGGACCTCAAACAGAAGATCGAGGATAACGTTCGCGCCCAGAAGGACTCCAAGGACAAGTACAAGCACTGGGCGAAGAGGcacgaggagctcgggcTCGCTTACATTGA cgaggaggacgaagaggatgaggacgaggagaaggaggccgagaaggagggtgacgccggtgccgacgccgaggacaaggaagatgaggatggcgaggatgagggcgaggagggcgacgagcctCGCTCCAAGGAGTCCAAGAAGACGCGCAATGACACGTTAGAGCTAGTCGAGTACAGCCCCGATGAGCTGCGTGCAGTCAATAAGGACGTCCTCAACGGCGAGATCTCGGTTCTCGAGG AAGAGATCGCCAAGGCTAAACCCAATCTCAACGTGCTTCACGAGTACCGCCGTCGCGAAGCGGAATTCCTTGATCGTGCACGCGACATGGAAACCGTCACGTCGCAGCGCGACACGGCCAAGCAGCGGTACGACGACCTGCGCAAAGTACGCCTTGAGGAGTTTATGGCGGGCTTCTCGGCCATCAGTGCGAAACTCAAGGAGATGTACCAG ATGATCACGATGGGCGGAAACGCTGagatcgagctcgtcgacacgATGGACCCGTTCTCTGAAGGGGTTGTCTTGTCTATCATGCCGCCCAAGAAGAGCTGGCGACCTATTGCCAACCTCTCGGGCGGTGAGAAGACGCTCGCGTCCCTCGCTCTCGTGTTCGCGCTCCACGTATTCAAGCCGACCCCGCTGTATTTCATGGACGAAATCGATGCCGCGCTCGACTTCAAGAACGTGTCGATTGTGGCCAACTACATCCAGTCCAAGACGCAGGCCGCGCAGTTCATTGTCATCTCCCTGCGTAACGACATgttcgagctcgcgcaccgCCTTGTTGGCATTTACAAGACGAACAAC tgtACGAAGAGTATAGCCATTGACAACAAGGACCTGCGGACGCAGGCCGTCCGGCGCCCATTAAATGCCCCGCACACGGTGGGCCGGCCAACACCAGGCAAAACACCTGGTCCGTCGCAGAGGTTAACCGCTGCGACGCCGTCCAAGGCGCCACCAACACCCGCCGCAGCACTGGCATCAACGCCATTACGGGACTCGCGGACATCGGTGCGATTGTCAACATCAACCCAGAGTTAG
- the HEM13 gene encoding uncharacterized protein (Coproporphyrinogen III oxidase) produces the protein MSLRTSALRASRPATHALRRRAPFAARSYVTGQQPSGTSLVKLAAGGVAGGFTAALLYNYFNTSATAYADGAAVPEMPDTSGMEWQPIHALEMDDPKVCAGYRHVGVLRHVYGATAHQETEDDSEAYRDLGVGLLLGFGLLLQPHAHSHGHTLESIEASAPPDGEHAPATFLRDHWIRPTGGEGSSCVLAGGRVFEKAGVNVSVVEGRMPRGGQEQMRADHSSIVPSDTPLPYFATGLSIVIHPRSPHVPTVHLNYRYFELCDADSLEPVAWWFGGGSDLTPNYLYPEDAELFHDTLKAACDKHGPAYYPAYKKWCDKYFYLPHRQETRGVGGIFFDDLTSSSEIHGDKSPSREEIFDFVKSCSSAFLPAYVPIVQRRKGKAWTEHERRWQLLRRGRYVEFNLLYDRGTKFGLNIPGARVESILMSLPENARWEYCTPVGTEEGSPEKALQDILKTPCEWATTK, from the exons ATGTCACTCAGGACATCAGCACTCCGCGCTTCCCGGCCAGCGACACATGCtctccgtcgccgcgctccttTCG CCGCCCGCTCCTACGTGACGGGCCAGCAGCCGAGTGGTACCTCTCTGGTCAAGCTCGCTGCGGGTGGCGTTGCGGGTGGCTTCACCGCAGCCCTCCTTTACAACTACTTCAACACCAGTGCGACGGCGTACGCAGACGGCGCCGCTGTCCCCGAAATGCCCGACACTAGCGGCATGGAATGGCAGCCGATCCACGCGCTCGAAATGGACGACCCCAAGGTGTGTGCGGGCTACCGCCATGTCGGCGTGCTGCGGCACGTGTATGGCGCAACAGCGCACCAAGAGACCGAAGACGACAGCGAAGCGTACCGCGACCTGGGCGTGGGCCTTTTGCTCGGCTTTGGCCTGCTGCTCC AACCCCATGCGCATTCGCATGGCCAC ACGCTCGAGAGCATCgaggcctcggcgcccCCGGACGGCGAGCATGCTCCTGCGACCTTCCTGCGAGACCACTGGATTCGGCCGACCGGAGGTGAAGGCTCGTCGTGCGTTTTGGCCGGCGGCCGCGTGTTTGAGAAGGCTGGCGTCAACGTCTCGGTCGTGGAGGGGCGTATGCCCCGCGGCGGCCAGGAGCAGATGCGCGCCGACCACTCGAGCATTGTGCCCTCCGACACGCCGTTGCCCTACTTTGCAACCGGCTTGTCTATTGTGATTCACCCCCGTTCTCCCCATGTGCCTACTGTCCATCTCAACTACCGCTACTTTGAGCTGTGCGACGCAGACTCCCTCGAGCCCGTCGCCTGGTGGTTCGGCGGTGGCTCTGACCTTACGCCAAACTACCTGTACCCCGAGGACGCTGAGCTCTTCCACGATACCCTCAAGGCCGCTTGTGACAAGCACGGCCCTGCCTACTACCCGGCCTACAAGAAGTGGTGCGACAAGTACTTCTACTTGCCTCACCGCCAGGAgacgcgcggcgtcggcggcatctTCTTTGACGACCTCActtcctcgtccgagaTTCACGGTGACAAGAGCCCCTCGCGTGAGGAAATCTTCGACTTTGTCAAGAGCTGCTCGTCTGCCTTCCTTCCCGCCTACGTGCCCATCGTGCAGCGCCGTAAGGGTAAGGCTTGGACCGAGCACGAGCGCCGCTGgcagctcctccgccgcggccgctACGTCGAGTTCAACCTGCTCTACGACCGCGGCACCAAGTTCGGACTGAACATTccaggcgcgcgcgtcgagtcCATCCTCATGTCCCTTCCCGAGAACGCCCGCTGGGAGTACTGCACACCAGTCGGCACCGAGGAAGGCAGCCCCGAAAAGGCGCTCCAGGACATCCTCAAGACGCCCTGCGAGTGGGCCACCACCAAGTag